Part of the Streptomyces virginiae genome is shown below.
GTCCGGAACCGTGACGGTGCGGGCGCTCAAGCCGAGCCCGGACGCGTACGCGGTGAGGGCTTGCTCGGTCAGGTCGGCGAGGAGGCTTGGGGCGCCCATGCGGAAGCCGTTGAGGTGGACGATCGGCAGTACCGGGGTGCCGGGCAGGGCGTGGGCGGCGAGCCAAGCCGCGGCCGTGGTCGGGGTCTCGCACTCGCCGTCGCCGAGGACCGGCACGATCACCCGGCCGGGGCTGGACGCCAGGGCGGCGCCCTGGGCGAAGGGGAGGCAGCCGCCGAGCCGGCCTCCGAGGAAGTCACCGGCGGGCAGGGCCGGGGTGACCTCGGAGCCAAGGCCGGCCACCTCGGGGAAGGACCGGCACAGGTTCACCAGCCCCTGCTCGTCGCGGGTGAACTGCGGACGGGCGGCGACGAGGTGACCAGTGAGCCACCCCACGGCGATCTGCGCCACTCCGGCGTGGCCAGCCCCCAGCAGCGGGACCAGCTCGGCGTCGCCGGTGCCGGACAGCAGGGCGACGTGGGCCAGGGCCCATGCCGTCCCCGGCACGGTGCCCCAGTGGCCAGCCGGGCGCGCCTTCACGTCCCCCGGGCCGAACGGGCGGCGCAGCAGCACGTTGTCCTGGAGATGGATCTGCGCCGCGGCCACGTAGGCCTGGGCCCGCCACAGGAGATCCGCAGCGTGGCCGGTCATGCCGGAACCAGGCGTTCGGGGCCGAAGGTGAAGTGCCACAGGGGCCGGTAGCACTCCCATGCCTTGGGCCGCAGCCCGGTCGGGCCGAGGACGTCCTCCAGCACAGCGCGTGCCTTCAGGTAGAAGGCGAGATCGGTGGCTCCGGGAGCGCGGAGGCCGGCCATGATCCGGTTGTGGGCCTGGTAGACCTGCAGATTCGGGAACTCGGTCACGTGCGGGGCGAGGTCGCGGACTCCGTCCTCCATGGCGGCCAGGTCGTCGAGGCCGACGATGTAGGTGAACGAGGTGTCATGTCCGGCGCGTACGGCCCGGCGCAGGACGCGCGGCATCTGCCTCCTGGTGAGCTCCGCCTTGGAGGCCTTCAGCAGCAGGTCGCGGCGGGTGAAGCACTCGGCGGTCATCCGCAGGACGAACGGGCCGGCCGTGCGGGCCAGGGTGTCGAAGGCCGTCTGGGTGCGCAGCACCGAGGTGAGGAATCCGATCCTGGCGGTGATGCCGGTCTCGGTCAGCACCGCGCGGAGGTCGCCGAGGTGGTCGACGGCGGCTTGCTCGCGTTCAAAGCAGCCGGTGGAGACCGTGACCTCTTCCAGGCCGGCCAGGGTGCCGGCCGGGTGCTGGTGGGCCATCGCATCGAGGAGCTCGCGGACCGCACGTTGCTCGGACAGGCGGGGGTCGGCGGCGGCTTCCAGGGTGTTCGGGCAGAACGCACAGCCGACGCAGCGACTGCGGGCGTTGGGGTTGAGGGTCGCGGCCCGGCCGTCGTTGCGAAAGTAGCCGCCCACGGCCTCGTCGGCGTCGATCCGCGTCACGGTGGCGACGGGGTTTCCGGCCAGGAGGAGGGTGTCCTCGTCGAGGACGAACGGGGAGGTGCTGGCGTTGAGCGGGACGATCACCTGCCACGGCACCGTAGGCGCCGACGCGAGGCGGATCAGGACCCGGGCGCGGTGGCGGTTCTGGGGCGATCTGATGCCGTGCAGGTTGATCGCCATCAGGAGCGCGTCCTCGACGGGCACGCCGTGCCGGGCGGCGAGGGCGGCCATGCCGTCTAAGTCGGTGGTGGTGTGGGATTCACGCGGTGTGGTGGCAGGCACGGGGCCCTCCATCCGGTCAGGGGACGGACGCGGTGAACTTCCGTACGGTGCAGGCTGGTTCGCCTGCGGGCAAGAGGCCGTCGCGATGATGGCCGACCTATGCGCGGTGGTGCCCGTCCCCGGCTGCTCGACCTGTCCAGGGTTGTTCAGCCGGGGACGGTGCCCCGGTCCGGCGGTACTGTCCTTCGGGGTGCCGGCCGGGATGGTGGCCGGTGATAGCGCGGGCCCCGTGGGGCGTCGCGCTGCCACCGGAGTTCACAGGGTGGGGCGGGTGCGGGATCCGCAGCGGCAGGCGCGCATGTCTGTGGTGCGGGTCGCCGGTCGTGGGGTGACGGTGTGCGCCGTGTCGATGGCCGGCCCTCGGGGCGGCTGTGCTTCGGCGGATGTCTGGTCCGGAACGGTGATCGAGGGGCTGAGGGTGGCGCCGTCGGCCTGGTGGGTCCAGGAGAGAGCTAGGACGGCCAGGCCGAGCACGTTGCCTGTCGTCAGCAGCAGTCCCGCAACCACGTTCCCGTCCGGTCGGGCGTGCCGGCGCTTCCGGGGTGGACTCAGGTTGGTGGGGCCGTGTAACTCGCCCCAGTCGCCGGTGCTCACGACGCCGTCTTGCCGGTGGTGAGTTCGGCCCAGACCTGCTTGCCGGTCCGGAACCGCTTGCTGCCCCACCGGGTGGCGAACTGGTCGACGAGCTGGAGCCCGCGGCCGGACTCGGCCTCGTCGTCGGGGGTGTGGGTCGCGGGGGCGGGGAGGGTGCGGCTGGTGTCGGTGACCACGATCCGCACGTGGTCGGAATGGCGGGTGACGGACACACCGATCCGGCGGGTGTGCGTGTGCTGGACCGCGTTCGCGACGAGCTCGGAAACGATCAGCCGCGCATCGTCGACCAAGGCATCGAGGCCCCAGGTGCGCAGGCAGAGGGTGACGTCTCGTCGGGCGCGGGCCGGGGCGGTGTCGCGGGGCGAGTAGCCGTCGCTGTAGCGCCGGGGGCCGGTGGGGGCTGCTTTCACGTCTTCCGCCAGGGCGCCGGTCACCGGGCGTCCCTGCCGGCGTAGGAGCCCTGTATGGCGCGGGCGGTAAGGGCCGGTCGGTGGGTGCGGGGTGTGCGAGTGGTGCTCTGGCTCATGGGTGGCCTCGGCGAGTTGGGAGCGGGGGTGGGGTGCGCGGCCTCGTGTCCCCGACGGGGGGCGGGGACACGAGGCCGGCGGGCCGGGCCATGCTCGAACCCGGCCGTTCTGGGGCCGCGACCTACCACCTCAACGTGATCATCTGCTGACACTTGGTCACGGCGTCGCATTGGAAGAATGCACCCGATGACGTGATGCCTGCAACCATTGCAACCAAACTCCCAACGATTGCAGGGATGTTCGATCGACTTCCGATCCCCGGGACGGGCAGACTGACCCGGCAAGAGGAAGCCACACCCCGGAAGGGGAAGATCCACCCCCGCATCGACCGGTCAGCCCGCAGAGAGGTTGAACTTCCCGTGCCCACACCGCCGCTCGTGCAGACCGTGCGCAGACGCCGACTCGGCAGCGCGCTGCGAACCTTCAGGAAGAACGCCGGCTTCAACACCTCCGACAGCGCCGCCCAGGCAATCGGATGGGACGCCAGCAAGATCAACCGGATCGAGAACGCCAAGGCTCATCTGCCGATCAAGGACGTCAAGCCGCTCCTGAAGGCGTACGGGGTCACCGACGAGACCGTGGTCACCGCGATGGAGGAGCTGGCCCGGGACGCCAACAAGGTCGGCTGGTGGAGCAACTACGGCGACCTGCCCGAGACCAACTACAAGGACTACATCGGCCTGGAGGAGGACGCGGAGGACACCCGGATCTACCGGCCCGAGGTGCTCCCGGGCCTGCTGCAGATCCCTCAGTACGCTCGCGAGATCATCACCGCCACAGCCATCACCCGGACCGCGGACGAGGTGTCCGTGCTCGTGGAGATGCGCAAGAAGCGGCAGGCCATCCTCACCGACACCAGCCGGCCGGGCGGACCTCTCAAGCTGTGGGCCGTCATCCACGAGTCGACCCTGCACTACCGGTCGGCGACCCACTCCTCGCTGATTCGCGAGCAGCTGCGGCACCTGCTCGACATGGCCGATCTGCCCAACATCACCCTCCAGGTGATGCCGATACTCGCCACCCCTCACCCCGGGATGGCGGGCCCGTTCCACATCGTCAGGTTCCCCCACCCCTGGCCCACCGTGATCAGTCTGGAGACCTTGCGCGGTGGGTCCTTCGCCGAGGGCACCGACGACGTGAAGGTCTACGAGGCCGCCTTCGAGCGGATCGTGGCCGCAGCACTCCCCGTCGACGACTCACGGGAGAAGATCAAATCCACCATGGAGAAGTCATGACCGACACGACCAGGCTGTACGCCACCGATCTCCCCGAAGCGGAATGGCGCAAGTCGTCGTTCAGCGACGCCGGGGAGCAGTGCGTCGAGATCGCCGACGTCCGGCGCACCCGCGGCTTCATCGCCGTCCGCGACTCGAAGACGCCCACGGGGCCGGCCATCGCCTTCACCCGGGCTGCCTTCACCGCTTTCCTACCGCACGTGACCAACACCCCCGCATCCTGACAAGGCCACAGAGCGACCAAGGCCCGGATTCCCCCAGCCCGCAGCGGGGGGAATCCGGGCCTTTGCCTCGGCGGCGGCACCCGGTCGACCAGATTCAACGCCCGATGACCTGCGGCCCCGGCCTCGACGACACAGACCCTGAGCGACGCGCGCACGCTCCGAAGCGGCCGCCGAAGCGACGAACCACAATATTGCTCACCGACTCCATCCGGAGCACGAGGCCCGAGGCGATCGATGGGCGCCCCCGAACTCGCAGGTTGTACCCAGGCTCCGCCACCCTTATTCGCATGGCCTGCCCTTCTCTGGAGCAGCTCCAGCCTCGGTAGGCGACGCCAGGCCGATCCCCGAGTGACACAGTCGGGCATGGCGGTGGTCTCGACAACGGGGTGATCCCCGGGCGCGCGGGTCCTACCAGCAAGTCGCTGTGGCGACCCGCCGGAACATCGAGGCGCGCACCGGCACCGGCCACGGCACCAGCCTTGCCGAGCGGGGAGCGATCCTTGCACGCACGGGTCGTACTCGGTTGTCCTGCCCATGCTTCGTGGGCTGATGGAGCGATCCCCGCGCGCGAGGTAGTACGCCTTATCGGGCTGGGCTCAAGTCTCCAAATAGGAGCGATCCCCGAGCGCACGGGTGGTACGACTTCGGCCGGGGGTAGGTGCCCACGAGCATGGAGCGATCCCCGAGCGCGCGGGTCGTACTTCAGGTCCACTGCGAACCGCACCACGATGTAGGAGCGATCCCCGAGCGCGCAGGTCGTACTGGGCGCGGGTTGCCCGGTCACGGGCGCGATTCGAGCGATCCCCGAACGCGCGGGTCGTACCCCTGGAACTCCTCCACCCGGCCCCAACCTGCGGAGCGATCCCCGAGAGCGCGGGTCATACAAGAAACCTGGCGCGTCATATCACCGCCGAAGGAGCGATCCCCGGGAGCACGGGGCCGCACTGGTAAGCCCCGACAGTGGGGTGTGCAGTGGGGGTGATCCCCGAGCGCGCGGGAGGTACTCGTTCAGTTCGCGGTATCCGTTGCCGGAGATGGATCGATCCCCGAGCACGGGGTGTTCCCTTGGCGACCTGGAAGCCAGGTCGTCCCGGTAGTTCCCTGGCGTGAGGGACTGGTGAGGCCATGGGAAGCGGCGCTCGCGGTGATTCCCGTCTCCGGGAACTGCGAGGGTACGTTTCAGGGCTGCTCGGGGCGGAGGGACAGGCCGGTTTCGGGGTCGTAGTTCAGGCGTTCTAGGCGTGGGTCGATCGGCTTGCCGTCGGGGTTCATGAGCAGAACCGGCCGGTCGGCGAGGGCACCGGCGTCGGGAAGCGTCCAGGTGTCGGGGGCGGGCAAGCGGGCGTTTCCGGTGAACCAGTGGGTGGGGGCGGGGATGGTGTTGTGGTGGATTTCCAGGCGTTGAGCTCGGTAGGGGGCGGCGTGGGTGATGGGGTGGTGGGAGGTGAGGTCCGCGCTGTCGGTGCTGGTGGGGGTCCATGTGAGGCGGCCGCTGTCGGGGTGCTGGTACAGGGCGACGATCGGGGTGGAGGGGGTGCCGAGGCGCGAGCGGGCGAAGGTCTCGTCGGCTGGGCCGGAGGCGAGTGCGGACACGCCGGTGGCGTTGTCTTCCTCGTCGTACGGCCACAGGACGCGGTGTGCTGCCTGTGCGTCTTCTTCTTGGAGTTGACGGATCCAGTGGGGGTGGAGTTCGGCGAGCAGCTGGTGGATCGGCGTGTTTCCGGCGGGGGGTGCGTCGCTGTAGACGGCGTCGAGGAGGGGCTGGGTTTCGTCGGGGTGGTTGAGGGTTCGGGGGGCGTGGGTGGGTGCGCGGTCGGTCAGGGCGTGCCAGGTCGCGGCGAGGATGTAGGGGTGGTAGACGGTGTGGGGGGTGGGTGGGGGGAGGTGGGGGAGGCCGTCGGGGCGCGGGGTCCACAGGACGTGGGTGAGGGGGGCGAGGTGTCGCTTGTTGCGTCGGTTGATGGGGTGGCGCCACTGTCGTCCGCGGCGTTGCAGGAGGAGGTCGAGGGGGGCGAGGTCGGTGTAGAGGTGGTCGGTGTCGTAGTCGAGGCTCTGCTCCAGGACCTGCGTTCCGACGAGGAGGAGTCGGCCGGGCCGGTGGGGGTTGGGGTGGTGTGCTCGGAGCGTGGGGTCGGGGTGGGGGCCGAGGAGGTTTTCGACGTCGTGCTGGTGGCGGGCACGGTCGCGTTCTTGGTAGCGGGAGTGCAGGAGTTTGATCTCGTGGGGTTCCCAGCCGTGTGCGGCGGCGGCTAGGCGGAGGGCTCGGTGGAGGTCCTCGGCTCGGGTGACGGTGTTGCGGATGACGGTGGTGATTCCGGTGGGGTGCCGGGTGAGCAGGTGGTGTGCGAGTTGGGTCGGTCCGGGGTCGGTGACGAGGCGGATGCGGGTGCGGTAGGGGCTGCGGCGTGAGCGGGGTGGGGTGTGGGTGCGGACCTGTCCTGTGGTGTCGGTGATGGTGATCGGGCCGATGGGGCGGCGGTCGGTGGGTGTGGTCCGGTGGCCGCGGCACCAGGAGTTGACGAGGTCACGGCGGATGCCGGCGGGCAGTGTGGCGGAGAGGACGACGACGCTGGATCCGGCGGTGGCGAGCCAGGCGATGGCTGCGGCCAGGAGCCGTTGTTGGTAGAGGGCGTAGGCGTGGGCTTCGTCGATGACGACGGTCTTGTTGGCGAGGCCGTAGAGGCGCAGGAACCAGTGCTTTCCTCGCTGGGCGGCGAGGACGAGTTGGTCGATGGTGCCGACGCCGAAGCAGGAGAGGAGCCCTCGGGTGCGGGCGATGTACCAGTGGTCGAGGACGACGGCCGGCGCGTTGCGGTGGAGGTCGTGGTCCTCGCAGGTGATGTTGGGCGCCATGGTGATCGTGCTGTCGGTGAGGATGAGGTGGTCGGTGGTGCCGTGGGCGAAGGCGTTGCCGTGGACGATGGCCAGGTGTGCTCGTTCCTGTTCGCCCAGGACGGTGGTGAGGTAGGCGGCGGTGCGTTCGGCGAGTTGGTCGCCTGCTGCGCGCAGCGGTAGGGCGGTGTAGGAGCCGTGGTAGCCGCAGGTGAGGGCGAGCTGGTGGGTGAGGTAGCTGGCTGTCTCGCTTTTCCCGCCGCCGGTGGTGTCTTCGATGATGACGAGGCTGGGGCCGGTGGGGGGATGGTCGATGACCGTCTGCTGGGCGGGGCGCGGGTGGGGTGTGGTGGGCATTTGTTGGGCCCAGGTCATGGGGCGGGGCGTCCAGCGATGGAGTCGCAGTGTGCTGATGGCGGCTGTGGCCTGTCGTTGGCTGGCCTGCCACCAGGCGGTGGTGTCGGTGCCGGCGGTGTCGGGGGTGCGGTAGGTGAACAGGTGCTCGTTGGAGGCGATCCAGTCGCTGTGGACCACGAGGCCGCCGAGGAGCACCGGGGTGGATGGGTTGTGGAGACGGATCAGTGCGGGCAGTCGGGCGAGGTCGACGCCTAGGAGGCGGGCCAGTTCGTCCGTGAGGGTGCGGTGCATGGCGCGCCAGAAGAGGTCGAGAGTGAGCGTGGCGGCTCTGATCGTCGAGGCGTCGGGGAAGTCCCCGTGGTGTCCTCCGAGGATGGCGGCGAGGTCGTGCAGGGGGAGGTTGCGGGGGCTGGGTCCGCGGGTGTTCCGGCCTGTGCAGCGGGGGCAGAGGCAGCCCAGCAGTGCGGGCAGGTAGCGCGCGGTGACGTGTGCGTGCGGGGGACCCGCGTGGTGCTGTCCGTTCAGTGGGATGCCGGCTCGTGCTGCGTGGAGGGCCCAGAGTCTTCCGGCTTCGGCGAGTTCGGTGTCGCGGGTGCGGACCTGGGCGAAGAGCTGCTGGAAGTGGAGGACGGCTTTGCCCGGCATGTCGTGAAGGGCGGCCAGCAGCATCAGCACCCGGCGGGCGGTGGACGGGCAGCCGGCCCCGAACGCGTCCGCGAGGTGCGCCTTGGTGGGGGCGGCGAGGTGCTCGTCGATGAGTGCGCCGCAGACGGCTGCCGTGTCCAGGCAGTGTGCCAGCAGGCTGTTCCAGGCCGGGCCGCCCCTGTTTCGGCTGAGTCGGTAGCGGTCCGTCTTCCCCCAGAGCCAGAGCGCCGCCAGCAGCAACAGCGGCTGAACGGGGGACATGTGCGCGTCGTTCGCGAGTTCGCTTCCGGTGAGGGCTCCAAGCTGTGGCTCACCTCGCGGGGAAGGAGCGGCGTTTGCCATGAGTCCAAATTCGGCCACGATCAACCTCTCTGGAGCGATTGCATGCGATTTGCGGGTTTCAGTGTGTATGCCAGCACTGACAATT
Proteins encoded:
- a CDS encoding ATP-binding protein — protein: MTGALAEDVKAAPTGPRRYSDGYSPRDTAPARARRDVTLCLRTWGLDALVDDARLIVSELVANAVQHTHTRRIGVSVTRHSDHVRIVVTDTSRTLPAPATHTPDDEAESGRGLQLVDQFATRWGSKRFRTGKQVWAELTTGKTAS
- a CDS encoding helix-turn-helix domain-containing protein encodes the protein MPTPPLVQTVRRRRLGSALRTFRKNAGFNTSDSAAQAIGWDASKINRIENAKAHLPIKDVKPLLKAYGVTDETVVTAMEELARDANKVGWWSNYGDLPETNYKDYIGLEEDAEDTRIYRPEVLPGLLQIPQYAREIITATAITRTADEVSVLVEMRKKRQAILTDTSRPGGPLKLWAVIHESTLHYRSATHSSLIREQLRHLLDMADLPNITLQVMPILATPHPGMAGPFHIVRFPHPWPTVISLETLRGGSFAEGTDDVKVYEAAFERIVAAALPVDDSREKIKSTMEKS
- a CDS encoding DUF397 domain-containing protein; the protein is MTDTTRLYATDLPEAEWRKSSFSDAGEQCVEIADVRRTRGFIAVRDSKTPTGPAIAFTRAAFTAFLPHVTNTPAS
- the cas3 gene encoding CRISPR-associated helicase Cas3' produces the protein MSPVQPLLLLAALWLWGKTDRYRLSRNRGGPAWNSLLAHCLDTAAVCGALIDEHLAAPTKAHLADAFGAGCPSTARRVLMLLAALHDMPGKAVLHFQQLFAQVRTRDTELAEAGRLWALHAARAGIPLNGQHHAGPPHAHVTARYLPALLGCLCPRCTGRNTRGPSPRNLPLHDLAAILGGHHGDFPDASTIRAATLTLDLFWRAMHRTLTDELARLLGVDLARLPALIRLHNPSTPVLLGGLVVHSDWIASNEHLFTYRTPDTAGTDTTAWWQASQRQATAAISTLRLHRWTPRPMTWAQQMPTTPHPRPAQQTVIDHPPTGPSLVIIEDTTGGGKSETASYLTHQLALTCGYHGSYTALPLRAAGDQLAERTAAYLTTVLGEQERAHLAIVHGNAFAHGTTDHLILTDSTITMAPNITCEDHDLHRNAPAVVLDHWYIARTRGLLSCFGVGTIDQLVLAAQRGKHWFLRLYGLANKTVVIDEAHAYALYQQRLLAAAIAWLATAGSSVVVLSATLPAGIRRDLVNSWCRGHRTTPTDRRPIGPITITDTTGQVRTHTPPRSRRSPYRTRIRLVTDPGPTQLAHHLLTRHPTGITTVIRNTVTRAEDLHRALRLAAAAHGWEPHEIKLLHSRYQERDRARHQHDVENLLGPHPDPTLRAHHPNPHRPGRLLLVGTQVLEQSLDYDTDHLYTDLAPLDLLLQRRGRQWRHPINRRNKRHLAPLTHVLWTPRPDGLPHLPPPTPHTVYHPYILAATWHALTDRAPTHAPRTLNHPDETQPLLDAVYSDAPPAGNTPIHQLLAELHPHWIRQLQEEDAQAAHRVLWPYDEEDNATGVSALASGPADETFARSRLGTPSTPIVALYQHPDSGRLTWTPTSTDSADLTSHHPITHAAPYRAQRLEIHHNTIPAPTHWFTGNARLPAPDTWTLPDAGALADRPVLLMNPDGKPIDPRLERLNYDPETGLSLRPEQP